A genomic stretch from Hymenobacter psoromatis includes:
- a CDS encoding HxlR family transcriptional regulator, whose product MKQLMPRSDCPISFALDVLGDKWALLILRDMVFARKSTYGEFLQSAEKMATNILANRLATLEAQGIITKEVAADKRSKFTYRLTEKGVDLLPLLLEITLWGAKYSPAGGEATLLRELAADKEATIQKYQQLVQARNAD is encoded by the coding sequence ATGAAGCAGCTAATGCCTCGTTCCGACTGCCCCATCAGCTTTGCCCTGGATGTGCTGGGCGATAAGTGGGCGCTCCTGATTCTGCGCGACATGGTGTTCGCGCGCAAATCGACCTATGGCGAATTCCTGCAATCGGCAGAAAAAATGGCGACCAACATCCTCGCCAACCGGCTGGCCACGCTCGAAGCGCAGGGCATCATCACCAAAGAAGTAGCGGCCGATAAGCGCTCGAAGTTCACCTACCGTCTTACTGAAAAAGGCGTAGACTTACTGCCGCTCCTCTTGGAAATCACCCTTTGGGGAGCCAAGTACAGCCCGGCTGGGGGCGAGGCCACCTTGCTCCGGGAACTGGCAGCCGATAAGGAGGCCACCATCCAGAAATACCAGCAGCTTGTGCAGGCCCGGAATGCTGACTAA
- a CDS encoding prephenate dehydrogenase, producing the protein MTITIIGLGLIGGSLALSLRQHGLADRLIGVEAYPPYAQRALELGLVDEIDPDLASAVAPAGLVIVAVPMDAMLAVLPQVLDLLTDQQLVIDVGSTKGNLLAAVAGHPRRGRFVAVHPMAGTEYSGPDAAVRGLFEGKTLVVCDAAASDPDAVATVEALFQALPMRVMHLGAADHDLHTAYVSHISHLTSFALALTVLEKERRGEQRIFDLAGGGFASTVRLAKSAPATWIPIFRQNRHNLLDVLDEHLVQLHKLRELLVQEDYAGLTTQLEHANEIRKIIP; encoded by the coding sequence ATGACCATCACCATTATCGGCCTGGGCCTCATCGGCGGCTCGCTAGCGCTCAGCCTGCGGCAGCACGGCCTGGCCGACCGCCTCATTGGCGTGGAGGCCTACCCCCCCTACGCCCAGCGGGCGCTGGAGCTGGGCCTGGTCGATGAGATTGACCCCGACCTGGCCAGCGCCGTGGCCCCGGCCGGCCTCGTCATCGTGGCCGTGCCGATGGATGCGATGCTGGCCGTGCTGCCGCAGGTGCTGGACCTGCTAACTGACCAGCAGTTGGTTATCGACGTGGGCTCGACCAAAGGCAACCTGCTGGCGGCCGTGGCCGGGCACCCGCGCCGGGGCCGCTTCGTGGCCGTGCACCCGATGGCCGGCACCGAATACTCGGGCCCCGACGCGGCCGTGCGCGGCTTGTTTGAAGGCAAAACGCTGGTTGTGTGCGACGCGGCCGCCAGCGACCCCGACGCCGTGGCTACCGTAGAGGCGCTGTTTCAAGCCTTGCCCATGCGCGTGATGCACCTCGGCGCGGCCGACCACGACCTGCACACGGCCTACGTGTCGCACATCTCGCACCTTACCTCGTTTGCGCTGGCGCTCACGGTGTTGGAAAAGGAGCGGCGCGGCGAACAGCGCATTTTTGACTTGGCGGGCGGCGGCTTTGCCAGCACCGTGCGGCTGGCCAAGAGCGCGCCGGCCACCTGGATACCCATTTTCCGCCAAAACCGCCACAACCTGCTCGACGTGCTCGACGAGCACCTGGTGCAGCTCCATAAGCTGCGTGAGCTGCTGGTGCAGGAGGACTACGCCGGGCTGACCACCCAGCTTGAACACGCCAACGAAATCCGAAAAATCATTCCCTAA
- a CDS encoding aminotransferase, whose product MTILTARRLAHTGEYYFSRKLRELAALNAAGANIISLGIGSPDLPPHPSVVAALAATAEQPGAHGYQSYQGTPALRQAMAGFYQRSYGVALDPATEVLPLAGSKEGLMHIGMTFLEAGDAVLIPNPGYPTYRAVAEICGAEVRAYDLTAATGWLPDLDALAQSDLSRVKMMLVNYPHMPTGTPASPEFLQKLVEFATAHGIMLVHDNPYGFVLNETPPTSLLSIPGAREVALELNSLSKSHNLAGWRVGMLVGRADWLTEVLRFKSNMDSGMFLGTQQAAVAALALGPDWFAELNATYRARRELVVALLRALGCAPAPGQVGLFIWAAVPPPYADGYALSDAVLAEARVFLTPGGIFGSNGNGYVRASLCQPESVLREALGRVLEIGAKKNGHAEPAEASLPLRCNGIK is encoded by the coding sequence ATGACTATCCTCACTGCCCGCCGCCTGGCCCACACCGGCGAATACTACTTCTCGCGCAAGTTGCGCGAGCTGGCCGCCCTCAACGCGGCCGGGGCCAATATTATCAGCCTGGGCATCGGCAGCCCCGATTTGCCGCCGCACCCGAGCGTGGTGGCGGCCCTGGCGGCTACCGCTGAGCAGCCCGGCGCGCACGGTTACCAAAGCTACCAGGGCACCCCGGCGCTGCGCCAGGCAATGGCCGGTTTTTACCAGAGAAGCTACGGCGTGGCCCTCGACCCGGCCACCGAAGTGCTGCCGCTGGCCGGCTCCAAAGAGGGCCTGATGCACATTGGCATGACCTTTCTGGAGGCCGGCGACGCGGTGCTAATCCCAAACCCCGGCTACCCCACCTACCGGGCGGTGGCCGAAATCTGCGGGGCCGAGGTGCGCGCGTATGACCTGACCGCCGCCACTGGCTGGCTGCCCGACCTGGACGCGCTGGCTCAGAGTGATTTAAGCCGGGTGAAAATGATGCTGGTTAACTACCCGCACATGCCCACCGGCACGCCGGCCAGCCCCGAATTTCTGCAAAAGCTGGTCGAATTTGCCACGGCTCACGGCATTATGCTGGTGCACGACAACCCTTACGGCTTCGTGCTGAACGAGACGCCGCCGACGAGCCTGCTCAGCATTCCGGGGGCGCGAGAGGTAGCGTTAGAGCTTAACTCCTTGAGCAAAAGCCATAACCTGGCCGGTTGGCGGGTAGGGATGCTGGTGGGCCGCGCCGACTGGCTGACCGAGGTGCTGCGTTTCAAGAGCAACATGGATTCAGGCATGTTTCTGGGCACGCAGCAGGCGGCCGTGGCGGCGCTGGCGCTCGGCCCCGACTGGTTTGCGGAGCTAAACGCCACCTACCGCGCCCGGCGCGAGCTGGTGGTGGCGCTGCTGCGCGCCCTGGGTTGCGCGCCCGCGCCCGGCCAGGTGGGTCTGTTCATCTGGGCCGCCGTGCCGCCGCCTTATGCCGACGGCTACGCCCTGAGCGACGCCGTGCTGGCCGAAGCCCGCGTGTTTCTGACGCCCGGCGGCATCTTCGGCAGCAACGGAAATGGCTACGTGCGCGCCAGCCTCTGCCAGCCGGAGAGCGTGCTGCGCGAGGCGCTAGGGAGGGTGTTGGAGATAGGAGCTAAAAAGAACGGTCATGCTGAGCCTGCCGAAGCATCTCTACCGCTTCGTTGCAATGGCATTAAGTAG
- a CDS encoding 3-deoxy-7-phosphoheptulonate synthase, giving the protein MFNDLFNRKPEDKPFLISGPCSAETEAQVLETCQRLAATGKVQALRAGIWKPRTKPGGFEGVGAKGLPWLKRASELTGLPVAVEVATAKHVEDCLAFGVDLVWVGARTTGNPFSVQEIANALRGVDIPVLVKNPIHPELELWVGAIERLQKAGLKQVGMIHRGFSSYGNTDFRNAPMWHLPIEMKRRLPDMPILNDPSHICGRRDTLFGVAQQALDLDFDGTMIESHIDPDNAWSDAKQQITPEALGQLIQGLVWRHETTDKAEYLTALAGLREQINNLDAEVMQLLGRRMAVAEKIGQYKKENDITILQTARLTEILERSKRQGAQVGLTEDFVERYMEAVHLESVMRQERVMKG; this is encoded by the coding sequence ATGTTCAACGACCTCTTCAACCGCAAACCCGAGGATAAGCCCTTCCTCATCTCCGGCCCGTGCTCGGCCGAGACCGAAGCCCAGGTGCTCGAAACCTGCCAGCGGCTGGCCGCCACTGGCAAGGTGCAGGCCCTGCGCGCTGGCATTTGGAAGCCCCGCACCAAACCCGGCGGCTTCGAGGGGGTAGGGGCTAAAGGCCTACCCTGGCTCAAGCGAGCCAGTGAGCTTACCGGCCTGCCGGTGGCCGTGGAAGTAGCTACCGCTAAGCACGTCGAAGACTGCCTGGCCTTTGGCGTGGACCTGGTGTGGGTGGGCGCGCGCACCACCGGCAACCCGTTTTCGGTGCAGGAAATCGCCAATGCCCTGCGCGGCGTGGACATTCCGGTGCTGGTCAAAAACCCCATTCATCCCGAGCTGGAGCTGTGGGTGGGGGCCATCGAGCGCCTGCAAAAAGCCGGTTTGAAGCAGGTGGGCATGATTCACCGCGGCTTTTCGAGCTACGGCAACACCGATTTTCGCAACGCGCCCATGTGGCACCTGCCCATCGAAATGAAGCGCCGGCTGCCCGACATGCCCATCCTCAATGACCCCAGCCACATCTGCGGCCGGCGCGATACGCTGTTCGGCGTGGCGCAGCAGGCGCTGGATTTGGACTTCGACGGGACGATGATTGAGAGCCACATCGACCCCGATAATGCCTGGAGCGATGCCAAGCAGCAGATTACGCCCGAGGCGCTGGGCCAGCTCATTCAGGGCCTAGTGTGGCGCCACGAAACCACCGACAAAGCCGAATACCTGACCGCCCTGGCCGGCCTGCGCGAGCAAATCAACAACCTTGATGCCGAGGTGATGCAACTGCTGGGCCGCCGCATGGCCGTGGCCGAAAAAATCGGCCAATACAAGAAGGAAAACGACATCACCATCCTGCAAACCGCCCGCCTCACCGAGATTCTGGAGCGCAGCAAGCGCCAGGGTGCGCAAGTGGGCCTCACCGAAGATTTTGTGGAGCGCTACATGGAAGCCGTTCACCTGGAATCGGTTATGCGCCAGGAGCGGGTGATGAAGGGGTAG
- a CDS encoding dehydrogenase produces the protein MFHEISTADTLDRIALETTTDTACDASRRQFINHAGRGLLAAGLASALPLAAAEAADLSGFGTTSPPTGPLDITLPPLEAPTDPKAGPFLNPDAPDQRVGYAIVGLGHLTLAEILPAFGQCKHAKPVALVSGDADKMAKVAKQYGIKPSSCYSYQTYDKLRDNPEVQVIYIVLPNSMHHEYTIRGAKAGKHILCEKPMADSVKECEEMIAACDKAGKKLMIAYRIQYEPLNRAAMQLVRAKTYGQTKLIQMMNCQNQAHDQQWRHKKALAGGGSLPDVGLYCLNTTRFLLGEEPTEVSAQIYSTPGDDRFKEIEENVAFTLRFPSGAISQCMSGYGSFNAKSYAVHAETGTIKMDPAFPYKGLKQELVHAPGGQQVTEMPSNPDKQQFALEMDHLAECVRDNKTPYTPGEEGLQDQRIMEAIYQSAKENRPVKLTVGVGKTDAFRGTPPTEEKS, from the coding sequence ATGTTCCACGAGATTTCCACTGCCGATACCCTCGACCGCATCGCGCTCGAAACTACTACCGATACGGCCTGCGACGCCTCGCGCCGCCAGTTTATCAACCACGCCGGGCGCGGGCTGCTGGCCGCCGGCCTGGCGTCGGCCCTGCCGCTGGCCGCCGCCGAGGCCGCCGACCTCAGTGGCTTCGGCACCACCTCACCGCCCACCGGCCCGCTCGACATTACCCTACCCCCCCTCGAAGCGCCCACCGACCCCAAAGCCGGCCCTTTCCTCAACCCCGACGCGCCCGACCAGCGCGTGGGCTACGCCATCGTGGGCCTGGGCCACCTCACGCTGGCCGAAATCCTGCCCGCCTTTGGCCAGTGCAAGCACGCCAAGCCGGTAGCCCTGGTGAGCGGCGATGCCGACAAGATGGCTAAAGTGGCTAAGCAGTACGGGATTAAGCCTAGCAGCTGCTACTCGTACCAAACCTACGACAAGCTCAGGGACAACCCCGAGGTGCAGGTCATTTACATCGTGCTGCCCAACTCGATGCACCACGAATACACCATTCGGGGGGCCAAAGCGGGCAAGCATATTCTCTGCGAAAAGCCGATGGCCGATTCCGTGAAGGAGTGCGAGGAGATGATTGCGGCTTGCGACAAGGCTGGCAAAAAGCTTATGATTGCCTACCGTATTCAGTACGAGCCGCTTAACCGCGCCGCCATGCAGCTGGTACGCGCCAAAACCTATGGCCAGACCAAGCTTATCCAGATGATGAACTGCCAGAACCAGGCCCACGACCAGCAGTGGCGCCACAAAAAAGCCCTGGCCGGCGGCGGGTCGCTGCCCGATGTAGGCTTGTATTGCCTCAACACCACGCGCTTCTTGCTAGGGGAGGAGCCCACGGAGGTTTCGGCCCAGATTTACAGCACGCCCGGCGACGACCGATTTAAGGAAATCGAGGAGAACGTGGCCTTCACGCTGCGCTTTCCCAGCGGGGCCATCTCGCAGTGCATGAGCGGCTACGGCTCTTTTAATGCCAAAAGCTACGCCGTGCACGCCGAAACCGGCACCATTAAAATGGACCCCGCTTTTCCCTACAAAGGGCTGAAGCAAGAATTGGTACACGCCCCCGGCGGCCAGCAGGTAACCGAAATGCCAAGCAACCCTGACAAGCAGCAATTTGCCCTCGAAATGGACCACCTGGCCGAGTGCGTGCGCGACAACAAAACGCCCTACACGCCCGGCGAAGAAGGCTTGCAGGACCAGCGCATCATGGAAGCTATCTACCAGTCGGCCAAGGAGAACCGCCCGGTGAAGCTGACGGTGGGGGTAGGGAAAACGGATGCCTTCCGCGGCACGCCGCCCACGGAGGAGAAAAGCTAA